TGAAAACATAAAGAACATCACTTACTTGTTCTTGAACATAACCatgattcaaatattttcttcagattTACCTATGcctaatgagaaaactgaggcagaacttgattctccacctgtaaagaaaaaaagaataagtttTTTCCAGACTTGTGATGCTGAATATTTAAAAGTTGGTTTTATCGTCTGTCCTGAATCAAAAGGGAGTTCACCAAGGCCACAGTGTGTCATTTGTGGAGAGATCTTACCCAGTGAAAGCATGAAGCCAGCAAATCTTTCTCATCATTTGAAGACAAAACATTCAGAATTAGAAAACAAGCCTGTAGATTTTTTTGAACAAAAATGTCTTGAAATGGAATGTCAAAacagttcttttaaaaagtgtttactAGTTGAAAAGTCAGTTGTGAAAGCTTCTTATCTAATTGCTTTCAAAATTGCTGCCAGCAAGAAGCCTTTCTCTGTTGCTGAAGAATTAATAAAACCATATTTAGTAGAAATGTGTTCAGAAGTTTTGGGTTCAAGTGCTGGAGACAAAATGAAAACCATTCCTCTTTCTAATAATACAATTGGATACAGAATTGATGAGCTTTCTGCAGACATTGAAGATCAGCTGATTCAGAAAGTTCAAGAGTCTAAGTGGTTTGCCCTTCAGATAGATGAGTCATCCGAACTCTCAGATACCACCCTTCTTTTGTGCTATATTCGGTTCATTGATTATGATTGTAGTGATATAAAAGAAGAATTACTATTTTGCATGGAAGTGCATTCTCAAATcactgattttgaaatatttgaactAATAAATAAGTACATTGATAGTAAATCTCTGAACTGGCGACATTGTGTTGGTCTCTGTACTGATGGGACTTCAAACATGACTGGTTTAAGGTTGAAAATTCAGGAAGTTGCTATGAACAAAATGGCATTTACACATTGTTTTATTCACCGTGAACATTTAGCAGGTAAAAAGGTGTCTCCATGCTTATATGAAATTCTTTTGCAGTCAGcacaaattttaagttttataaaaagcaatgcaTTAAATTCACGAATGCTAACAATTTTGTGTGAAGAGATAGGATCTGAGCACGTGAATTTACCCCTTCATGCTGAAGTACGTTGGATATCAAGAGGGAGAGTTTTAACAAGATTGTTTGAATTGCGAcatgaaattgaaatatttttaaaccaaaagCATTCAGATTTGGCCAAGTATTTTCATGACAAGGAATGGGTTGCAAAGCTGGCCTATTTAGCAGATGTATTTTCacttataaatgaattaaattcaaGTCTCCAAGGATCCATGACTACTTTCTTCAGTTTGTATAACAAAAttgatatatttaagaaaaagttaaaaatatggtTGAAGCGCACACAGGACAATGATTATGACATGTTCCCTTCATTTTCTGAGTTCTCAAACTCCTCAGACGTAAAGCTGAGAAACATCGCAAGCATTAttttccagcacttggaaggacTTTCTCAACTGTTCCATGACTGTTACCCACCAGAAGACGACTTGCGTGTAGGAAATTTGTGGATAATTAATCCTTTCATGAATCATCAAAATAATAATCTCACcaactttgaagaagaaaaattaacacaATTATCATCAGATTTAGTATTACAGTCAGTATTTACATCAATGTCCATAACTCAGTTTTGGATAAATGCAAAGACAAGTTACCCAGAACTACATGAAAAGGCGGTGAAATTTTTATTGCCCTTTTCAACCATTTACTTATGTGATGCTACCTTTTTGGCTTTGACTGAATCAAAACAGAGAAACCTGTTGGTTTCTGGCCCTGCCCTACGACTTGCGGTCACATCGTTCATTCCAAGGATAGAAAAGTTGGTGAAGGAGAAAGAATAGTAACCTGCATATTGCTTATCATCAAAGTTTCTAGTTTTGTGTTAAATTTTGTATAAGTATCCTAAAATGTAAGTTCCTAATGTGAATTTGTGTTTGCAGTgattaaatgttttaataatttttccatttttgtggaGGGATTTGATAATTATACATTTGTACataattatgtataattttaataatacaagATAGGGAATTTAGCTTATATTGGTTGATAATCTTGGCCAAGATTGCAGGTAATGAAAGACCCCATTTATAATGGAGCACAACCTGGAAGTTCAAACAGTTCCCATGTAGAAAGGGCTTGGGAAGTTTCGGTCTAAAACCAAAACTACTGCGGGCAGGGTTGGGGCAGGTGGAAAACATGGCTAAGCAGCTTGGCTAATAGGAAATGTAAAGCAGCAGGACTTTCCAGATGCTTACTGGGGGCTTCTCTGGCCCACTCAGAGCAGGGCTTGGCCAACTTTTTTCACAAGGGGCCAGACAGTAACTATTTCAGACTTTTCTGCCATGCTGTGACTACTACTCTGCGGTTTCAGTACAGAAACTTCCATAGACAATACATACACATGGAGTGTGGCTGTGCTTCAGTAAGTACGAACACAGATAcgaatttcttattattttcatgtGGCATGAAAGCAGCTTGAGCATTTTTCATCGTTAAGAAACACAAACATCATCTTTGGGTGTGAAAGGGACAAACTGAATTAGGCCCACAGTTTGTCCACCCTGCCTTAGACAGCTTGTCCAGGTGAGAGCCACGACTGGGGCGGCATTGCTCAGTGAGGGCCTTTCTTTCCATAGCGGCAAGGATCTGAATTCTCTTGTTCATTTCAGCTGAGAGAAGTTACAGGGAAAAGGCATTTTAGGCAAAGATGGGCAATAACCTGTTACAATTACTGGCTACTGGTTGTTACTGTAGTAACTAATTCACCCTCTTACTGTGCCGGGCGGGCTTTGTGCTCAGCCGGTCGGAACTGATCCAGGGCCTTATCCTCCTTTTCTCATGCCCTTTGGGGTTGAGTGGCAGCTAGCGTGGCACGGGCAGGCCCCAGGGTCTTTGGGTCGGAATCGAGCTCTCCCAGTGTCTGCTTCACTACCGAGGGCCGCCGGTTCTTGTGGGTGTCCCTGTCGGTCTGTCCGCAGGACCGCGTGTCCCTCCCTGGCGCGGTCTTCTGGCCAGGCCCGGAGGAAGTGAGCCGGCGACGGGGCGGGTTCTGGGCCGGGCGCCCTAGAGGCCGGCGCGGCCATGGCACTCGTGCTCGCAGCCCTACGCGTCCTGCTGGGCTGCTTCTTCGCTCTCACCGGGGCGGCCAAGCTCTCGCAGATCTCGGCTCCGGTGTCGGAGCAGATGGTGAGCGGCGCGACGCGCGGTTGGGAGGGGACCCCGCGGCCTGCGCTCGGCCTGGCCGCCGCGCTGGAGCCGGGACTTTCAGGGGATTTCCTGGAGTTCGCCGCCGCTCTCCAGGCCTAGTAGACACGCTCTCCCAGGGGCTCGGAGACCACGGGGAGGAGATGCAGGGGACCGGGGACTCCCTCTTCATCATTTGCTTCTGTTCGTGGGAGATTAGTGAAGCAGAGTTTGGTTGGT
The sequence above is a segment of the Castor canadensis chromosome 7, mCasCan1.hap1v2, whole genome shotgun sequence genome. Coding sequences within it:
- the Zmym6 gene encoding zinc finger MYM-type protein 6 isoform X4, producing MVDVTKQYHHNRGFWTKLKKNQMMLKDILNPKDVITTQFESSSPSKDFCSQSCLSSYELKKKPVVTIYTSGISTKCSMCQKNADIRFEVKYQNVVHGLCSDACFSKFHTTNNLTMNCCENCGSYCYSSSGPCQSQKVFSSTSVTAYKQNSAQTPPYALGKSLRPSAEMIETTNDSGKTELFCSINCLSAYRVKTVTSSGLQVLCHSCKTSANPQYHLAMSNGTIYSFCSSNCVMAFQNVFNKPKGANSLVATPSQGQVVVSVPSGSTVSTGGCDPASVTIQNPFSSPVSGPAAAALQTLAEQSQQIALTNTFMKLKCQHCNHLFATKPELLFYKGTMFLFCAKTCCDEYKRKNKVVAMCDYCKLQKIIKETVRFSGVDKPFCSEVCKFLSVRDFGERWGNYCKMCSYCSQISPNLVENRLEGKLEEFCCEDCMSKFTVLFYQMAKCDGCKRQGKLSESIKWRGNIKHFCNLFCVLKFCHQQSMNESLPQNKVSIPKAQTALMELPSARTATIPVITSVMSLAKIPPAQPTGKTNSVLKGAVPKETTKIIENGRLQADAMKLLSSQSPQPPKLLKNKGVLCKPVTQTKATSCKPHIQHMECQTDLPMPNEKTEAELDSPPVKKKRISFFQTCDAEYLKVGFIVCPESKGSSPRPQCVICGEILPSESMKPANLSHHLKTKHSELENKPVDFFEQKCLEMECQNSSFKKCLLVEKSVVKASYLIAFKIAASKKPFSVAEELIKPYLVEMCSEVLGSSAGDKMKTIPLSNNTIGYRIDELSADIEDQLIQKVQESKWFALQIDESSELSDTTLLLCYIRFIDYDCSDIKEELLFCMEVHSQITDFEIFELINKYIDSKSLNWRHCVGLCTDGTSNMTGLRLKIQEVAMNKMAFTHCFIHREHLAGKKVSPCLYEILLQSAQILSFIKSNALNSRMLTILCEEIGSEHVNLPLHAEVRWISRGRVLTRLFELRHEIEIFLNQKHSDLAKYFHDKEWVAKLAYLADVFSLINELNSSLQGSMTTFFSLYNKIDIFKKKLKIWLKRTQDNDYDMFPSFSEFSNSSDVKLRNIASIIFQHLEGLSQLFHDCYPPEDDLRVGNLWIINPFMNHQNNNLTNFEEEKLTQLSSDLVLQSVFTSMSITQFWINAKTSYPELHEKAVKFLLPFSTIYLCDATFLALTESKQRNLLVSGPALRLAVTSFIPRIEKLVKEKE
- the Zmym6 gene encoding zinc finger MYM-type protein 6 isoform X5, translating into MCQKNADIRFEVKYQNVVHGLCSDACFSKFHTTNNLTMNCCENCGSYCYSSSGPCQSQKVFSSTSVTAYKQNSAQTPPYALGKSLRPSAEMIETTNDSGKTELFCSINCLSAYRVKTVTSSGLQVLCHSCKTSANPQYHLAMSNGTIYSFCSSNCVMAFQNVFNKPKGANSLVATPSQGQVVVSVPSGSTVSTGGCDPASVTIQNPFSSPVSGPAAAALQTLAEQSQQIALTNTFMKLKCQHCNHLFATKPELLFYKGTMFLFCAKTCCDEYKRKNKVVAMCDYCKLQKIIKETVRFSGVDKPFCSEVCKFLSVRDFGERWGNYCKMCSYCSQISPNLVENRLEGKLEEFCCEDCMSKFTVLFYQMAKCDGCKRQGKLSESIKWRGNIKHFCNLFCVLKFCHQQSMNESLPQNKVSIPKAQTALMELPSARTATIPVITSVMSLAKIPPAQPTGKTNSVLKGAVPKETTKIIENGRLQADAMKLLSSQSPQPPKLLKNKGVLCKPVTQTKATSCKPHIQHMECQTDLPMPNEKTEAELDSPPVKKKRISFFQTCDAEYLKVGFIVCPESKGSSPRPQCVICGEILPSESMKPANLSHHLKTKHSELENKPVDFFEQKCLEMECQNSSFKKCLLVEKSVVKASYLIAFKIAASKKPFSVAEELIKPYLVEMCSEVLGSSAGDKMKTIPLSNNTIGYRIDELSADIEDQLIQKVQESKWFALQIDESSELSDTTLLLCYIRFIDYDCSDIKEELLFCMEVHSQITDFEIFELINKYIDSKSLNWRHCVGLCTDGTSNMTGLRLKIQEVAMNKMAFTHCFIHREHLAGKKVSPCLYEILLQSAQILSFIKSNALNSRMLTILCEEIGSEHVNLPLHAEVRWISRGRVLTRLFELRHEIEIFLNQKHSDLAKYFHDKEWVAKLAYLADVFSLINELNSSLQGSMTTFFSLYNKIDIFKKKLKIWLKRTQDNDYDMFPSFSEFSNSSDVKLRNIASIIFQHLEGLSQLFHDCYPPEDDLRVGNLWIINPFMNHQNNNLTNFEEEKLTQLSSDLVLQSVFTSMSITQFWINAKTSYPELHEKAVKFLLPFSTIYLCDATFLALTESKQRNLLVSGPALRLAVTSFIPRIEKLVKEKE